Within the Candidatus Cloacimonadaceae bacterium genome, the region AGATATAGATCGAGCCAAACATCAGTTTGAGCTCCGGCAGGGAGAAATTGCTGAGGATAAAGACCATGCTCACAAAGAACTGCCCAAACATCTTGATCATCGGACTAAGTGGTCGCCGGTCGTCGATCAGACCAATCATCATAATCAGAAAAGAGCCCAGCAGATAGCCGGTCATCGGTCTGTCAAAACTCCTGCCCGGCGAGATTGCCACATCGTAGATGCAAAGCAGGAAGAATCCGATAAAAACGCTCACGCCCCCCATCAGCGGGGTGGCTGAGAGATGCATTTTCCGGGCTTCCGGTCTGTCCACAAAGTTCATCGCCCGCGCCAGCTTGATGATAAAAGGCGTGAGCCCATAAACCAGCAACCAGGACATTATGAACACGCTCAGGTATTCATATATCCGATGTTCCATCCAGATAACTCCATTTTTCCATTTTATGCCATTCTGATAATGATATCTATTTTGTCAAAGGATAAATTGATTTTTCGGCATTTTCCTGTTATCTATCTGCTGTTGATTGATCTACGGACATCCTTCTCATTAAGTCATTTTCCGCCCGCGAATCTGATAGCGTGCATCACAAAGCCTGCGAAAGCCGAAAACTAACTCATAGAAAAAGGGCTACCGGCAAATCGCAATATCCAGCCCGATTTAGCTTGACATGAGATCAATCAACTGACAGATGTCCCGACAATAGAAAATGACCCAAGAAAGCATGGAAATACTATGATAACAAACCACAAAGTAATTACAGGTGATAGTCGCAATATGAGTTTGCTGAGAGATCAGTCGGTGCAATTGGTGGTTACTTCACCCCCATACTGGCAGCTCAAGGACTATGGCTCTGATCATCAAATCGGTTTTGATGAAGATTATGAAAGCTATATAAACAGCTTGAACAAGGTATGGATGGAATGTTATCGCATTTTACATAATGGTTGCAGATTGTGTATCAATATTGGGGATCAATTTGCCCGCTCAGTATATTATGGCAGATACAAAGTAATCCCTATTCGCACCGAGATCATAAAGTTTTGTGAAAGCCTAAGAATGGACTATATGGGAGCGATTATATGGCAAAAGCAAACAACCATGAACACCACGGGAGGTGGCTCTGTGATGGGAAGTTTCCCATACCCAAGAAATGGGATATTGAAAATTGACTACGAGTTTATTCTGATCTTCAAAAAATTGGGCGAAGCTCCGAAGCCAAACCCCGAGCAGAAACGAAAATCTGAACTATCCAAAGAAGAATGGAATAAATACTTTAGTGGTCACTGGAATTTCGGCGGCGCCAGACAGAATGAGCATATTGCCATGTTTCCGGAAGAGCTTCCCTTGCGGCTGATAAAGATGTTTAGCTTTTATGGAGAAACTGTTTGCGATCCCTTTTTAGGCAGCGGGACAACTACCTTGGCAGCTATGCATCTTGATCGCAATTCTGTCGGATACGAAATCAATCAAGATTACATCCCGGTAATTAAAAAGAAATTGTCCTTGTCGCAGATGGATTTGTTCTCCTGCCAAGTAGATTTCTACGAGGATAAATCAATAGAGACTCCTTCAATGTCTCTTTCTGAAATGCCTTATATATTCGTGGATCCCCACAAGGTAAACAAGAAAATGGACGTAAAGAAACTGACTTTTGGGTCAATTATTGACTCAAATCATACGGAACGGACTGAGTATTACAATGTCAAAGAGATTATCAATCCCATCATGCTGCAACTGAATAACGGACTGAAAATTCACTTGCTTGGGATTAAAGAAAATCCATCTCTAAAAGCGAGTGCGGTAGAATTTCTTCGTTTGAAACTGCACGGTCAACAAGTATTTCTCCGCTTTGACAGCACCAAGTATGACTCTAACAACAACTTGCTTTGCTACTTGTACCTAAAGAACAAGACTTTTCTAAACATTCACCTGCTGAAAGAAGGATTGGTAGAATTGGATGATACGTATCAGTTCAAGTATATAAATAAATTCAAAGAGGTTATCAATGAACGAATGGCATAAGGAAAAGGTTGGCGAAAACTACCGATATCACCGCGAAACACAAATAAACTATGGAACCAACCGATGGGGCTTGAACAAATCCTCAAGTATCGGAAAGACATCGGAACTAATCAGGAACTGTGCCCCAAAAGCTTATCAGGAATGGATTGATTACTATTTCCAAGATGCAGTTCAAAATAAACAAAATGGCATCAAGGTAACAAAAGAGTTTTTGGAGGAGCTCGGAAAAACGCTCTATATAAAACTAACCGAAGTTGTTCAAAAGGAACTCGAATTAATCACTCTTGATGAATGCATAGACTATGTATATAACCTTGTGATAAATCGCACTTTTGAAGGCTATCACACTGAGATTCAAACCATTTACGGAATCCTTGAAAAAGAATTATCCTGCGATATAAAACCCGCATTGGATGAATGGGATAGGACTTTTGGAGTGGATTTTTATATCGAAGCATCATCAGGATATCAAGCTGTATTCTCTAAATTGTTGTGCGGTAATTGCATGCACAAAGAGCGCTGTCCCGCAAAATATCGCAAACGGTTGGATGCTTATGTGTATAACATGCCTGACAAAGATGTGGCTAAAAGGATAA harbors:
- a CDS encoding DNA methyltransferase yields the protein MITNHKVITGDSRNMSLLRDQSVQLVVTSPPYWQLKDYGSDHQIGFDEDYESYINSLNKVWMECYRILHNGCRLCINIGDQFARSVYYGRYKVIPIRTEIIKFCESLRMDYMGAIIWQKQTTMNTTGGGSVMGSFPYPRNGILKIDYEFILIFKKLGEAPKPNPEQKRKSELSKEEWNKYFSGHWNFGGARQNEHIAMFPEELPLRLIKMFSFYGETVCDPFLGSGTTTLAAMHLDRNSVGYEINQDYIPVIKKKLSLSQMDLFSCQVDFYEDKSIETPSMSLSEMPYIFVDPHKVNKKMDVKKLTFGSIIDSNHTERTEYYNVKEIINPIMLQLNNGLKIHLLGIKENPSLKASAVEFLRLKLHGQQVFLRFDSTKYDSNNNLLCYLYLKNKTFLNIHLLKEGLVELDDTYQFKYINKFKEVINERMA
- a CDS encoding MjaI family restriction endonuclease, whose amino-acid sequence is MNEWHKEKVGENYRYHRETQINYGTNRWGLNKSSSIGKTSELIRNCAPKAYQEWIDYYFQDAVQNKQNGIKVTKEFLEELGKTLYIKLTEVVQKELELITLDECIDYVYNLVINRTFEGYHTEIQTIYGILEKELSCDIKPALDEWDRTFGVDFYIEASSGYQAVFSKLLCGNCMHKERCPAKYRKRLDAYVYNMPDKDVAKRI